From a single Lolium rigidum isolate FL_2022 chromosome 7, APGP_CSIRO_Lrig_0.1, whole genome shotgun sequence genomic region:
- the LOC124677119 gene encoding uncharacterized protein LOC124677119 — protein MDHTNLSSPAMEDTAPAQARFGAGSDVISARLQQALALLFPSNLAAKAVLFAVVVALLQLLPMGQTPRMWELPHILLLGLVISYGVFGQRNADDEVAVPVAAASKVVDDDESVESYVSKILQGPLVFEGSVGQDSNGGGKDGGVQAWSSQYYADDPLVVVANAGDASEKPLLLPVRKLKPAAEEPATGNVTDDGADEETEFVPKEGVGYGAAREYATSSPSSVLDAGMTLSPCSPPAPPPPSELLGSGRRLAKAKARSFNEYRVGDLKMSGRAGIRSGGGNRFRSNSSIQASRRSTFAGYDPVVQSDNQVDADDELDDMAAASDSSFSSDDMVRDGGDDEDNCELEELEQESSCDEELFELAARPQPEAAAEEDEVDKKADEFIAKFREQIRMQRAQQGKR, from the coding sequence ATGGATCACACAAATCTTTCTTCCCCCGCAATGGAGGACACCGCTCCGGCGCAAGCTCGATTTGGCGCCGGCAGCGATGTCATTTCCGCCAGATTGCAGCAGGCTCTGGCGCTCCTCTTCCCGTCCAACCTCGCCGCCAAGGCGGTGCTGTTCGCCGTCGTGGTGGCGCTGCTGCAGCTGCTGCCGATGGGGCAGACGCCCAGGATGTGGGAGCTGCCCCACATCCTCCTGCTCGGCCTCGTCATCTCCTACGGCGTCTTCGGCCAGAGGAACGCCGATGACGAGGTAGCGGTCCCGGTGGCCGCCGCTTCCaaggtcgtcgacgacgacgagtccgTGGAATCCTACGTCTCCAAGATACTACAAGGCCCGCTCGTCTTCGAGGGCAGCGTCGGCCAGGATAGCAATGGGGGCGGCAAGGACGGCGGCGTGCAGGCTTGGAGCTCGCAGTACTACGCCGACGaccccctcgtcgtcgtcgccaacGCGGGCGACGCGAGCGAGAAGCCGCTTCTCCTGCCGGTGAGGAAGCTAAAGCCGGCGGCCGAAGAACCTGCGACGGGCAACGTAACCGACGACGGCGCTGATGAAGAAACAGAGTTCGTCCCCAAGGAAGGAGTAGGATACGGCGCAGCGCGCGAGTACGCCACGTCTTCGCCGTCCTCTGTCCTCGACGCCGGGATGACCCTCTCGCCGTGCTCGCCTCCTGCCCCGCCGCCTCCGTCGGAGTTACTTGGTAGTGGACGCCGCCTCGCGAAGGCCAAAGCGAGAAGCTTCAACGAATATCGAGTCGGAGACCTCAAGATGAGCGGACGGGCAGGCATAcggagcggcggcggcaacaGGTTCCGGTCAAACTCTTCGATTCAGGCATCGAGGAGGAGCACTTTCGCCGGTTACGATCCTGTAGTTCAGTCCGACAATCAAGTTGACGCAGATGACGAGCTGGACGACATGGCCGCGGCATCAGACAGCTCGTTCAGCAGCGACGACATGGTCagggacggcggcgacgatgaAGATAACTGCGAGCTGGAGGAGCTGGAACAGGAAAGCTCTTGCGACGAAGAGCTGTTTGAACTGGCGGCGAGGCCGCAGCCAGAGGCGGCAgctgaggaggacgaggtggacaaGAAAGCTGACGAGTTCATAGCCAAGTTCAGGGAGCAGATCAGGATGCAGCGAGCTCAGCAAGGCAAGAGATGA